Genomic window (Phocoena phocoena chromosome 20, mPhoPho1.1, whole genome shotgun sequence):
TCCTCACCTCTGCTCCCTCCTCACCCTTCAGGGCCTGTGTCCCCTCTCCCTGGCCCTCCCACCGTGGGCTCTGGGTGTGCTTCCTGGGAAAGAAGAGGGCAGGCTTAACCAGGAGGATGGGCTGGGTCAAAGCCTAGAGAAGGGAGGCCCAGGGCTGGTGGGTTTGGGAGCCATGGGCTTGGGATCTTTGAGCTCTGGGCTTTCTGGTCCTTCGTTTCCTCAGCTGGGATGATGGGTGCCagtgccccacccccagagctgaCGGGTTTGGGAGCCATGGGCTTGGGATCTTTGAGCTCTGGGCTTTCTGGTCCTTCGTTTCCTCAGCTGGGATGATGGGTGCCagtgcccctcccccagagcTGGCGGGAGGATGGATGCATCACCGGTGATAAGAAGGGTTGGAGGAGGCCCACCAAGTCTTCCAGCCTCACACCCCACGTCCATATTTCCCTGCAGGGAGGGCTGAAAGCCCCAGTGGCACTGTTCCATCTGttgaagtggggggagggagcggCTTTGGCGGGCAGAGTACAAGGAGGACCGAGCGGGTATGGTGAGTGGGAGAGGAAACAGCAGGAGCCCTTTGCCCAGGAAAGGAGGGCAAGAATCAGCCACCTCCTCCACACTCCAGCACGTGGGCCTGCCTGTCAGGTGGACAGTCTGATGTGCCTGTGCTTCCACCCGgcactgggctgggctgggcgctCCCCACTTTGGAGTAGGGGAACAGCTGGAGGAGGGTCAGTGCCCAGTTGCAGACTCAGTGTCATAGTATGTGGCATGACGTCAGGAAGTGAACAGGGGCTGCAGAGGAGGTGCTGCCTGGGAAACCAGGGCAAGCTCCTCTGAGAACTGCTGCGGCCTAGAGCCTGGAAGGAATTCAGGAAAGGTTCAGGCTCAGTGTGTGTCAAGAGTGGCCTCTATATGACACCCTGTCCTGCCCCTCTGTCCCCTTCAGCTTTTCCCACAGCTCTAATCGATTGATAATGGCTGCCTAGAGCTCAGTTAAGACTCCTGAGATCTCAGATTGATTACCAGTGTCTGCCTTGGCACAGGCTGAAGAGTAAGTAGTGTGAGAATCTGTTTGTGCCACCCATGACCTAAAtagtgattctcaaccctggctgtgctttaaaatcattttaaaagtgcTCAAGCTTAGGTTGCACTCTGATAAATTGTGATTTGATTGAGGTTCCCCACCCTTTTGgttttggagagtttttttccATAGGTGATCCAAATGTGTACTTAGGGTTGGAAACCACTGAACAGGACAGTTCTTTCCTTTCCAACccgtttgtttattcattcactcaaatatGAAGGGAATGTGGTTTCGCGGTTACCAAGGGAGGTAGAAGAAGCCTGAAGAAAACATTGTTCGGAAGCAGCAGAACCAGACCCCACCCCCATTTACTCAGCAAGTATCTActcagcacctactgtgtgccatgcCCTGGCTCAAACCCTGGGATTACAGCACTAAATAGCATAACCAGATCTGGAGTGGACACAAACTCCTTTCTTTTCACCACCCTCCAGATCCAGTCTGCCTTTGAGAACTCTCCTCTCAGGGCTCTTATGCAACAGTGTCCCAGGTGCTTGGCAAAGGGCCTGGTACATAGTTTTGGGTTCTTAACATATTTACTAAATGCTCGTTCCATGTCAGGCCTTGTGGGCCAGGCGTCGGGGATTTGACTGTGACCAAGGGAGATCCAGTCACCACCTTCACAGATcttgcagtgtgtgtgtgcgtgtgtgtgtgtgttttctttctgcaTGGAAGGGGGTGACAGAAGATTACTCAAGGTAGCCAGGACAGCTGGCCAACTCATGTCTTCTGGAAATAACATACAGGTATACATAGAGTCCCCAAACCCTTGATGCCCTTCAGGAGACAAAAAAGTATATACAGGAATCCCAGAAGACCTCATCCTGTCTCCACCACTTACTATCCTATCAGTCAAGGGACTTATTctccccgagcctcagtttcattCTCCAGAAACTGGGATAATAAACCTCTTTCCAAAGTTGTTGCAACAGTTTATGGAGATAAATTCATACAGTGgtcaataaatgctgaataaatgaacgCGGGGTAACCAGAGCAGGGTAGTTGTgaagattcaatgagataatcaGCCAACATGACTGATAAAGTAGGCGTTCAGTAAAGAAGGTGGTGGTGATTGGCCAGGATAGATAGAACTTTTTCCTTGGGGTAAGAAGAATgcatttcaccattttaaaggtGATGTGATTAAAACAAACTATGGAGCTTTTGTGTTTGGGTTCCAATACTGACTGCTgcttctagctgtgtgatcttagacaaattacctgtctgtgcctcagttttttcatcggTAAAACGTATCATAGTACCTACCTCAAGCCTGCCTGTGAGTTTTAACTAAAAATTGATAGATGTAAACgcttagaacagttcctggcacgtAAGGGCTATATTGAGCATTAAGGTTCTTCTTATTCCGTCTTCCGCACCGCCCACAGCAGGGGCCACCACCTCCCATCTTCAGGCCTTAATCAGTGGGCGGCAGTCACCTCGGCCCTGAAAAGGACCAGGCAGGAGCGCGCAGGCGCATTGAGGCAAAGTCTGGCGGGAAGCCCAAGCGGCCCGGCTGGCAGCCATCTTGGTAAAGGGCAGCGTCGACAGCTTCTCTACGTAATCAGTCTGCGCGACCAGCCGGCGTCCGGCGGTCCATGGCGTAGAGTGGGCAGTCGCGGGGGCTACGGGGACCAGTGTTTGAGGGGCGTGATGGGGGAGGCGGCTGTGGCCGCGGGGCCTTGTCCGCTGCGCGAGGACAGCTTCACACGCTTCTCGTCTCAGAGCAATGTGTACGGGCTGGCGGGCGGCGCGGGTGGGCGCGGGGAGCTGCTGGCCGCCACCCTTAAAGGCAAGGTGCTAGGCTTCCGCTACCAAGACCTCCGACAGAAAATCCGGCCCGTGGCCAAGGAGCTGCAGTTCAATTACATTCCCGGTGCGTGGCGCCATGGGGCTGGGGGGCTTGGAATGTAGTGCTGAGAAGGCTTCTGaggctctgtctgagccaggtcaCCAGGATGGGAGAatgggatcagggtgatggtgattGAAGGGGGTCAAGGCTGGTAATCTGGAGGCATTGGGGTCAGAGGACAGGGCTAATAGGGGCCTGAAGTAGTTAGGGTTCAGGATTCCTCAGACTCAGAAACCAGGATCCCTCCTaccatggtgatggtgatggtgatggtgatggtgatcaGGACTCACACCGTCCCAGAGGTCATGATAATTTGTGCTGGTCAGAGATGACTGAGTTCTAGAGGTCAGGGCTCACTGTTGATTGGGAATATTGGGGTCACGGGTCTGCCTGAAACGTGAACtttgtcctctcccagtggacGCAGAGATTGTCTCCATCGACACCTTCAACAAGTCACCCCCAAAGCAGGGCCTGGTGGTGGGGATCACGTTCATCAAGGTACCCAGAGCCCTCCACCTACCCATTTTCTCCTCCTTACTGAGTCTGACCCATATCCCTCTTGCTGACCCTACTCTCCCCTGAGGCCAGTTTCCTCTCCCAGGATTCAGGGGACAAGGGCAGCCCCTTCCTTAACATCTACTGTGACTACGAGCCTGGCTCTGAGTACAACCTGGACTCCATTGCCCGTAAGTGTggcctggagggaaggagggatgaggaagggggttgggggggtgctGTCAGGTCCCCTGTGCCCATCTACCTGTACTCCCCCTGCAGAGAGCTGCCTGAACCTGGAGCTCCAGTTCACTCCTTTCCAACTGTGCCATGCAGAGTAAGTAAGCCACAGGTGTGATGCaatagggagtgtgtgtgtgtgtgtgtgtgtgtgtgttgggagggcgGAGGCTGTAGCAAACTGGAGACCACAAACCTGCCTATAGACAATCAAACTAGTTTGTTTTTTAGAGCATCGTGCATTTAAGGTAGCCGTGGACCAGACTTGGCTGATGGGCTACCATTTTGTTAATCCTGAACTAGATAATTTGAGAGTGAATGAGCTCCTGTGCTCCAGATGTGTAGAATTCTCAAATTCTAACGATCTAGATTTGGGCATTCCAAGACCCAGAAATGCCAATTTTTCTAGAGTTGTAAGCTCTGGGATTCCAAGATTTGAAAGTTCTACAGTTTGATGATTCTGAGATTCTGTAATATTAAAGCCCTAACATTGTCATATTCCAAGGAGATAGAATACAGACCGTCTAGAATACTGATGTTCTAGAATCCCAAAGTATAAGAATTCCATTCTAGAGCTCTGAATTCCAAAACACCAGTGTTCTAGCagaggggttggcaaactttttcttttaaggcGCAGCTTCAGGGTCAAATAATCTCTATCACAACTACTCAAGTTGGCCACtgtagcaagaaggcagccattgACCCtgtgtaaatgaatgggtgtggctgtgttccagtaaaactttattcacaaaaacagGCCGTGGGTTTTGGATTTGCCCTGCAGGTCATAATTTGCCAACCTCTGGTCTAGCAGATGAGAGTTCTAGAAACTGAAGGTTCTAAAGTACTAATGTTCTGGGTTCTACGATCTGGGTATTCTACCAATTCTGTAAATCTGAATATCCATGATGGCAATTTCCAGAAGTTCTAGCATttcaaaggagacagaaaacagaacttCTAGAACACTGGGGTTCTAGGGTAAAGAGGTGCTAGTGTTCTGAGGTTCTGCAGCCCATTCTAGAGCTCCATGTTCATTCCTGAATCCACATCCAGAATGAAGATTCTAGCAAGTGAGGACTCTAGAAACAGAAGGTTCGAAAACGCTGAGTTTCTGTGATTCTGAGACTGGAAAGTTCTAAAATCTGAGATTCTGTGAGGGCTAGTTTCTAGAATTCTACATCCTGAGATCCTAGCTCTGGATCCAGTGTCTAGAACCCAGAATGTTAGGGTTCTCGCAGGCAAGAGTTTCTGCAAGAGGAGGATTTTAAAACACACGGACTCTACCACACTGGCATTGTAGATTTTTCTGCTTTCAGGGTCCAGGTTGGGGATCAACTGGAGACCGTGTTTCTCCTGAGTGGGAATGACCCAGCCATTCATCTCTACAAGGAGGTGAGGCAGGGCGAGGCTTGGTGGGCAGAGCCCTGCCGGGGCCACCATGGGCTGGCACGGGGCGCAGTGTGTGAGGCTGGCCACTGACTCCAAGCTCGTGGCGGGTCTTGCTTCCCCCAGAACGAGGGGCTGCATCAGTTTGAAGAACAGCCCGTGGAAAACCTCTTCCCAGAGCTCACGAACCTGACCAGTAGGTAGGAGAGGCCCTGACAGAGGCCAGTGGGAACCGGGGCAGGCAGCCTCAGAGAAATCAGGTGGCGGGAATTGACCCCTAAAGAAGTCAGGCCCAGCGGAGGCCCAAGGCTCTAccggaggtggggtggggtggatgcTTCtagggaggtggaggtgggggctgGGGCCTGGCGACGGCCCTCAGGCCCCTCTGTCCACCCGTCCACCCCCAGTGTCCTCTGGCTTGACGTGCACAACCTGCCCGGCACGTCCCGGCGACTCTCGGCTCTCGGCTGTCAGAGCGGTTATGTCCGTGTCGCCCACGTAGACCAGCAGAGTCGAGGTGATGGCTGGGGCGGGGGCCCAGACACGGGGGGTGGGGCGGATCCGGACGGGGGCAGGGGTGCTCGGGACGGGGCCCTGAGTCCTCGCCCTCCACACAGAGGTTCTGCAGACTTGGACGATCCTGCAGGACGGCCCCATCTCCCGAGTGATCGTGTTCAGCCTCTCGGCCCCCGAGGGTGAGCTCCGGGCAGGGGGAGGCCAGGCTGCGGGCTCGGCTCCTCCACCCGCATTTGTACCCCTCTCCCCACATGCCCAGCTCcccaccgtccctccctccccgctGTGTGCCCCACTCCAGCCCAGGAGCTACAGTGTGCCCATTCCCTCCCCACGACGCTCCTGGATTTCAGATCCAGCTACTTGCCCCTGTGGTGGTCTGATTTGAGCTTTCACCCTGGAGTTGAACTTCTGCCTTTCCCTTGGTGGTCTGACCTTCACCGCTCACACTGTGGCTTCCTCGGACCCCCCGTCTGTGGCCTCTTCACCCTGTCTCTTGCTGCCATCCAAGTCCAGGCTTTTCTCACGGACTCAGCGCCGTCCCCCCACTCGGCGTCTCTCCTTTCGCCCCACATGTTGATCTGTTCCTCTTACTGCGGTCTGTCCTTCTCTGGCGTTTCTCTTGGCCTCACCTCTGTGGTCTTTCTTCTGCCCCTTCGACTGTGGTTTATCCCCTGATGCTCTCACTGTGGTCTAACCACGGACTTCTGTGCTGTCACCTaacctttgtctcttctaacctGGTGGTTTAACCTTGGACTTTTTAAACTGTCATCCAacacctctccctcctcctggcatCTGACCTCCATCATTCGCTCGTGGTCTAACCTCTAACCCTCCCCCTGTGGCCCAACCTCAGGGGTCTAACGTGTGTTCCTCTCAGGAATGGacgggtggggaggagggaggaggagcctGGAACCTGGCCCCTCACGCCTCCCCCGCCGTTCACGTTCCTTCTCCAGAGACCGAGGACAGGCCACAGCGGGAGGAGTACAGCGTGCTGGTGGCCAGCATGTTGGAACCAGCGGTGGTGTATCGGTGAGGGCCACGGGGCACGTGCGTGTGGGCTGACCCCATGCCTTTGCACGGTGATCTAGCCTTGTCATTCTCCACAGAGAGTAAAGCTTTGGGTGTAGTGGTTCAGGGCTGGGCAGGTAAAGGTGTCTGTGTCCCAGGGAGAAGAGCATGAGTGCTTAAGTCTAGACCTTGTAGGGCGTGTGCTAAGGCCTCGGGTGGGAACCGAGATGTCCAGTCCCCCTGGGGTAGGTGGACAGAGCATGTTGGCAAGTGTTTAACCACAGGCTCCATGTGGGAGAAAGCCCTGGCTTATAGGGTCTGCCCGTTTCCGTGGTGTCAACACTCCCACCTCAGTGGATTTTGAGCCACCAACGTGATGCCAAGCCTCTCACAAAGTTTCTGAAAATTTCCCAGTCGGCTCCCGTGAGCCAGTGCAAGCCAGCTGTGGCTGGGGCTGAGCGCTGAGCCTTCAGGGGGCCTCGTGGGTGTCCAGACTGGAGACAAGGGGCTCACCAGAAGGAACGGTGTGGGTTTCCATTTGGGAGCAAGACGGTCCCACCTCCAGGGGACAGTGTGGGTGTCCAGATCAGAGACAGTTTGAGCTCCCCTTGGTGGATATGAGGATGTCTAACTTGGAGACGAGGGTGTCCAGGCTTCAGGAGGAACAGCACATCCAGACCTGACCCATGAGGGTCCGGTGCTAAGGGTGGCGGGCACCGCAGTCGACCTCAGTCTCCCCGCCGTGGTCTGACCCTCAGGGACCTGCTGAGCCGGGGCCTCGAGGACCAGCTTCTCCTACCTGGCAGTGGCCAGTTCGACAGCGTCCTCTGTGGCCTGGTCACTGACATCGATTTGGACGGGCGGCCGGAGGTCCTGGTGGCCACCTACGGACAGGTGGGACCGGAGGGGTGGGGCTGCCGTGGCCTGTGtcctctgcctcctgcctctccccgtGTGACCCCAATCCCCTGCCCCTGCAGGAGCTGCTCTGTTACAAGTACTGCAGCCCAGAGCGCGGGCTCCCCGGGGCCCAGTGTGGCTTCCGCTTGCTGTGGCAGCGGAGCTTCTCTAGCCCCCTGCTGGCCATGGCGCACGTGGACCTGACCGGGGATGGGCTGCGCGAGCTCGCTGTGGTCTCCCTGAAGGGCGTGCACATCCTGCAGGTAGCCAGGGGCCCCTGGGACGGGGCCTTAACACCCGCCTGATTGAGGGCACGTTCTCACGGGAGAGGGGCAGTCAGGCCTTGGCCCGATCCCTCTGGAAACTGGAGCCTGGGCCCCCCTTCGGGCAAGGGGGTCATTGGCTGCAGGCCCCCTCTTGGGGGAGGCAGGCGGTTCCTATTGGTCAAGGAGAAGGGAGGTGCTGGGGGCACTCACAGCCAGGGGTGAAGGGCGCTCAGCCGCAGCATCCGTCACCCCCGGCCCCCTGGCCTCCCTCAGCCTCCCGAACGTCTCTACTGTGTTCCACCTGCTTTGACCGTGTCCCTTCCCTGTGGCCCAGCCTGGATCTGCCCCCGGGACCTGACCTGCAGTCTTCCACTGTGCCCTAACCTTGGCCCTCCTACTGCAGCCACCCTTTCTTCCACCTGTGTGACCGGCTTCATTCTGCCTGTGGTCTAACCTTCAGCCTCCTTCTCTAGCTTTTTGCCATAGTCTAACCTCAAACCCTTCCCCTTTGGTCTAACCACTGAACTTTCTACTGTGGTCACACCCGCAACCTGTGGTCTAATGTCCAGCCTTCTCCTGTACTTTGACCTCTCACCCTCCGACAGCAGCTTAACCGCTCTTACAGTTTAATATCCAACCATTCCAATGGCCCACCGTCCAGCCTGGAGCCTTCCGTTGCTGTTAAACCTCCAACTAATATGTCTGACCTCTGACCTTTTCACTatggcccagccccagcccttcaGCTATGATGTACCTCTGTTTCCTGATCTGGTGTTTGCCCACCCCTTCCCTTTGGTCTGACTCCAGGCTCCTTTCCCATGTGGTCTAACCTGGGTTCTTTCTACTGGAGTCTAACCTTACTGTCTCCGCTGCAGGCTTTGCTGGGGCCTTTTCCTTCAGTCTAGTCATCAGCGGAATGGTCCAGGTTAGACCTCATAGAGGTAGAGGTTGGACCCCAGTGGAAAAGTCTGAGGTTGAACCACAGTATGTGGGACAAAAGTTAGACCCTCGAGTAAAACGGAATGAGGAGAGGTCTGAGGTTAGACTGCAGTGGACAGGGCTGTGGTCCATCTGTGGGAGAAGGGGCTTCCCTTCTGCTGTGGTCTCAGCCTCCCAGCATCCCTCATTGTGATCTCTTTCAAGCCATTCCACTGtgatctcccttccttcccttctgtcAGGGGCTAACTTCAGACCCTCCAACCAGGGTCTGGCTCCGTCCCTTGTGTGGTGACTTATTCCTCTCTTTTCCACTTTGGTAtgctctttctctgtcttgtgGGCCTAACCTTTTCCGCCAGTGTCTCACCTTTGTTCCCCCTGCTGTGGACTAACCTCAGCCTCTCTCGGGTGGTCAAGCCTCACCGCCATGTAATGCGAgctctcttttatgtttttttgtttgtttgttggggtatagttgttttactgTTGTGTTATCTCCGTTATGTTTTGATCCATCCCCGTCCCCTCCACTGAGTTCTAACCTCAGACCCACACATCTGGGGCTGGGCTTTGTCCCTTCCACCGGAAATTCACTGAAGGCCGTCCCCCTGGGTCTGACCTTCACCCCATCACAGAGACCCATTCTAAGCCCACACACAGACCTCCCACCGCGGCTGCACTCTCAGcctctgggggttgggggggtgggcgTGTAACCTGCACCTTCCAGCTCTGTCTCAGCCCTGTCGTCCTCTCTCATTCCCCACAGCACAGCCTGATCCAGGCCTCGGAGCTGGTTCTGAGCCGGCTTCGGCACCAAGTGGAGCAGAGGAGACGTCAGCCCCAGAGGCTGGGGGACAGGGTGGGTGCCGGGCCTGCTGAGACCCCGGCCTCCTGAGTACCCACCCGCTGCCCACCCCAGGTTCCTTGGGGTGCCCGCCTCCAGCTCTTCATGGCCGGGGGAAGCATCCTGAAGGAGGCACTGGTCTCCCCAGACACCCCAGGGTGGTGGAGCGGTGGGTCCTGCTCTGGCTCCGCCCCAGCGTGCCCTGTGACCCCCactcccctctctgtgcctcagtgtccccatttGAAAATGGGAtgatcccaccccaccccgcctctgTCCCCTTGAGACTCAGTCCGTGTTGATTATTTCTGTGTCCAGAGGAACCAAACTTGCACTCGTCTCCATTCTTTTGTTCGGCACACGTTTGATGAGGAACAATTGTTGCCAGGCTTTGTGTCGGGAGCTGGACTCACCCGgaagaatggagggaggggaCTTTGGGGATTGGGGATCCAAGGTCAGACCCAGCCGCCCGGACTAAAGTGGGATCGTAGTGTAGAtttcagaggaaagaagggaagttAGGCACTATAGGAGGTTAAACCTCCATAGGAAAGACTGTAGAGTATAAGGCAAAGGTTTGTAGGGTTAGACCTCCGCAAGTGAACTGAGGTTAGACCCCAGTGGAAAGCTCCGGACCTGAGGTCAGGGCTCGGTGGG
Coding sequences:
- the KPTN gene encoding KICSTOR complex protein kaptin, coding for MGEAAVAAGPCPLREDSFTRFSSQSNVYGLAGGAGGRGELLAATLKGKVLGFRYQDLRQKIRPVAKELQFNYIPVDAEIVSIDTFNKSPPKQGLVVGITFIKDSGDKGSPFLNIYCDYEPGSEYNLDSIAQSCLNLELQFTPFQLCHAEVQVGDQLETVFLLSGNDPAIHLYKENEGLHQFEEQPVENLFPELTNLTSSVLWLDVHNLPGTSRRLSALGCQSGYVRVAHVDQQSREVLQTWTILQDGPISRVIVFSLSAPEETEDRPQREEYSVLVASMLEPAVVYRDLLSRGLEDQLLLPGSGQFDSVLCGLVTDIDLDGRPEVLVATYGQELLCYKYCSPERGLPGAQCGFRLLWQRSFSSPLLAMAHVDLTGDGLRELAVVSLKGVHILQHSLIQASELVLSRLRHQVEQRRRQPQRLGDRVGAGPAETPAS